One part of the Micrococcus sp. 2A genome encodes these proteins:
- a CDS encoding metal-sensitive transcriptional regulator, which translates to MRSADAETQRKILNRLKRARGQLDAVIREVEGEGSCRDVVTQLSAVSTALDRAGFAIVSSAMKYCVSDPEGAAESEEKLTVEELEKLFLSLA; encoded by the coding sequence ATGCGCTCCGCCGACGCCGAGACCCAGCGCAAGATCCTCAACCGCCTCAAGCGCGCCCGCGGGCAGCTCGACGCCGTCATCCGCGAGGTCGAGGGGGAGGGGAGCTGCCGCGACGTCGTCACCCAGCTCTCCGCCGTCTCCACCGCCCTGGACCGGGCCGGCTTCGCGATCGTCTCCTCCGCCATGAAGTACTGCGTGAGCGATCCCGAGGGCGCCGCCGAGTCCGAGGAGAAGCTGACCGTGGAGGAGCTCGAGAAGCTCTTCCTCAGCCTGGCCTGA
- a CDS encoding sulfite exporter TauE/SafE family protein, whose protein sequence is MTGLAIALALVVGMLVGMLGGGGSILMVPLLTYVAGLEPHAAIASSLFAVGIASLVSVGLHARRGTVRWRTGGLFAAGGMVGAVLGGALGSLLPGPVLMIGFAVMMLLTARGMIRGRRGGEEPEGERKVRVGRLLATGLGVGLITGLVGAGGGFLIVPALVLLAGLPMSAAVGTSLMVISAQTLAGFAGKLPGVSLDWGLLLALTGTAVLGALIGVALGKRVPDRALRIGFGWFVLLMGVGVLAAEIAGLMA, encoded by the coding sequence ATGACCGGGCTCGCGATCGCCCTGGCGCTCGTCGTGGGCATGCTCGTGGGCATGCTCGGCGGGGGCGGATCCATCCTTATGGTGCCGCTGCTGACGTATGTGGCCGGGCTGGAGCCGCACGCGGCGATCGCGAGCTCGCTCTTCGCGGTGGGCATCGCCTCGCTCGTCTCGGTGGGCCTGCACGCCCGCCGGGGCACCGTGCGATGGCGCACGGGTGGCCTGTTCGCGGCCGGTGGCATGGTCGGTGCGGTGCTGGGCGGCGCGCTGGGCTCGCTCCTGCCGGGGCCGGTCCTGATGATCGGCTTCGCGGTGATGATGCTCCTGACCGCGCGGGGCATGATCCGGGGTCGGCGCGGCGGCGAGGAGCCCGAGGGTGAGAGGAAGGTCCGGGTGGGCCGACTGCTCGCCACGGGGCTGGGCGTCGGGCTGATCACCGGCCTCGTGGGCGCCGGGGGCGGGTTCCTCATCGTGCCCGCGCTGGTGCTGCTGGCGGGGCTGCCGATGAGCGCCGCCGTCGGGACCTCGCTCATGGTGATCTCGGCGCAGACCCTCGCCGGGTTCGCCGGCAAGCTCCCGGGCGTGAGCCTGGACTGGGGGCTCCTGCTGGCCCTGACGGGCACGGCGGTCCTGGGTGCGCTGATCGGTGTGGCGCTCGGGAAGCGGGTGCCGGACCGGGCCCTGCGGATCGGCTTCGGCTGGTTCGTGCTCCTGATGGGCGTCGGAGTGCTGGCGGCGGAGATCGCCGGCCTCATGGCCTGA
- a CDS encoding rhodanese-like domain-containing protein, giving the protein MTVTTLTPVSPEALRERIAAGEVFVLDVRTPGEFEAEHIAGSYNVPLDTLKERARDVAERLDGHVVLVCASGVRASDAQQRLAATGFREAAVLSGGISAYAQAGGDVVRRGSGWAMERQVRMTAGTIALTGAVASQLGSRRFGLIPAAIGAGLTWSAVSNTCAMASVLSKMPWNRPAVERSAADVLGGLPTTSGASGAGRAAAVAPGTAVPSATGRA; this is encoded by the coding sequence ATGACCGTCACGACCCTGACCCCCGTGAGCCCCGAGGCCCTGCGCGAGCGCATTGCCGCCGGCGAGGTGTTCGTGCTCGACGTGCGCACCCCCGGCGAGTTCGAGGCCGAGCACATCGCCGGCTCCTACAACGTCCCCCTGGACACCCTGAAGGAGCGCGCCCGCGACGTCGCCGAGCGCCTCGACGGGCATGTTGTGCTCGTGTGCGCCTCCGGCGTCCGCGCCTCCGACGCCCAGCAGCGCCTCGCCGCGACCGGCTTCCGGGAGGCCGCCGTGCTCTCCGGCGGCATCAGCGCCTACGCCCAGGCCGGCGGCGACGTCGTCCGCCGCGGCTCCGGCTGGGCCATGGAGCGCCAGGTGCGCATGACCGCCGGCACCATCGCGCTCACCGGCGCCGTCGCGTCCCAGCTCGGCTCGCGGCGCTTCGGCCTCATCCCCGCGGCCATCGGCGCGGGCCTCACGTGGTCCGCGGTGTCCAACACGTGCGCCATGGCCTCGGTGCTGTCGAAGATGCCGTGGAACCGGCCCGCCGTCGAGCGCTCCGCCGCGGACGTCCTGGGCGGCCTCCCGACGACGTCGGGCGCCTCCGGTGCCGGCCGTGCCGCCGCCGTCGCCCCGGGGACCGCCGTCCCCTCGGCCACCGGGCGGGCCTGA